A genomic window from bacterium includes:
- a CDS encoding TIGR00268 family protein, whose protein sequence is MQLTPLDDALRAKESELRRILAEGGRTLLAYSGGVDSGYLAVLAREVLGERLTAVLADSASLANWERDEALAFAAEQGVPVRVLATQELENPDYRANAPDRCFFCKQELFQRMEALAAAEGFQTLVYGGNRSDLGEERPGADAARRYRVRAPLAEAGLEKDEIRGLARARGLSIWDRPARACLASRIPHFSEVTAEKLTQLGEAEG, encoded by the coding sequence ATGCAGCTGACGCCCCTCGACGATGCGCTTCGTGCGAAGGAATCCGAATTGCGGCGCATCCTCGCCGAAGGCGGCCGGACCTTGCTCGCCTATTCGGGGGGCGTGGACTCGGGCTATCTTGCGGTCCTCGCGCGCGAGGTGCTGGGCGAGCGCCTCACCGCCGTGCTCGCCGATTCGGCCTCGCTCGCGAACTGGGAGCGCGACGAGGCGCTGGCCTTCGCCGCGGAGCAGGGCGTTCCCGTCCGCGTGCTCGCCACGCAGGAACTGGAGAACCCGGACTACCGCGCCAATGCGCCGGACCGCTGCTTCTTCTGCAAGCAGGAGCTCTTCCAGCGCATGGAGGCCCTGGCTGCCGCGGAGGGCTTCCAGACCCTCGTCTACGGGGGCAATCGCAGCGACCTCGGCGAGGAACGCCCGGGTGCGGACGCCGCGCGGCGCTACCGCGTGCGCGCGCCGCTCGCCGAGGCGGGGCTCGAAAAGGACGAGATCCGCGGCCTTGCCCGCGCGCGGGGTCTCTCGATCTGGGACCGCCCCGCCCGCGCCTGTCTGGCGAGCCGCATCCCCCACTTCAGCGAAGTGACGGCCGAGAAGCTCACGCAGCTCGGCGAGGCGGAGGG